One Plutella xylostella chromosome 31, ilPluXylo3.1, whole genome shotgun sequence genomic region harbors:
- the LOC119694483 gene encoding uncharacterized protein LOC119694483: MSGAIGHISVFDHNSTDWQIFLSRLKQYLKLNDIKKENQSALLLTHLSDETYRLARNLVHPKNIEEVTFEELVKELSSHFTPKRCNFADRARFYEASRAGGESVEAWAARLRGLAILCDFGSELEVLLRDRFVLGMSMGPERDRLFETDAATITFNKALELAQQAACARQARAAAVPLKEEPVFRAGVSPGGAEPRRCSACGLKSHTADKCRYKKFRCQQCGERGHLKKVCSNKKNHRLLNSVSVETGSGSTSAGAQVDVEEHTCRECELYNLRISK; encoded by the coding sequence ATGTCCGGTGCAATAGGCCACATTTCGGTTTTTGACCATAATTCAACGGATTGGCAAATTTTCCTAAGTCGTTTGAAGCAGTACCTAAAATTGAACGATATAAAGAAGGAAAACCAAAGTGCTTTATTGCTAACACATTTGTCGGACGAAACGTACAGGTTAGCTAGGAACCTCGTGCATCCCAAGAACATCGAGGAAGTCACATTTGAGGAACTAGTTAAGGAGCTCAGCAGTCATTTCACTCCAAAAAGGTGCAACTTCGCCGACAGGGCGAGGTTCTACGAAGCGAGCAGGGCAGGTGGCGAAAGCGTGGAGGCATGGGCGGCGAGGTTAAGGGGCCTCGCTATTCTGTGCGACTTCGGCAGCGAGCTCGAGGTCCTGCTACGGGACCGGTTCGTACTCGGGATGAGTATGGGCCCGGAGCGGGACCGGCTGTTCGAGACGGACGCGGCCACGATAACCTTCAACAAGGCGTTGGAGCTGGCGCAGCAGGCGGCGTGTGCGCGACAGGCGCGCGCGGCCGCCGTGCCGCTCAAGGAAGAGCCCGTGTTCCGGGCAGGCGTGAGTCCAGGTGGCGCAGAGCCGCGCCGCTGCTCCGCCTGCGGCTTGAAGAGCCATACGGCTGATAAGTGTCGTTACAAAAAGTTTCGGTGTCAACAGTGTGGTGAGAGAGGTCACCTTAAGAAAGTgtgttcaaataaaaagaacCATAGGCTTCTTAACAGTGTCAGTGTCGAAACGGGGTCGGGGTCGACATCCGCAGGGGCGCAAGTTGACGTTGAGGAGCACACTTGCCGCGAGTGTGAGCTTTACAATTTGAG